The following coding sequences are from one Rissa tridactyla isolate bRisTri1 chromosome 14, bRisTri1.patW.cur.20221130, whole genome shotgun sequence window:
- the NACC2 gene encoding nucleus accumbens-associated protein 2 isoform X2, which produces MSQMLHIEIPNFGNTVLGCLNEQRLLGLYCDVSIVVKGQAFKAHRAVLAASSLYFRDLFSGNSKNAFELPGTVPPACFQQILSFCYTGKLTMAASEQLVVMYTAGFLQIQHIVEKGTDLMFKVSSPHCDSQTTMIEDPSSEPQSPCNQLQSASAPYVMSPSMPIPLLTRVKHENLELQAAALPGLPGKRPLEPGAREGAGGGGPNAGPLKLSRVSYYGMPNLATLIPNVQQVQYSQGERTSPGASSIPTTDSPTSYHNEEDEEDDEAYDTMVEEQYGQMYIKSSGGYSVAQEKPEQIPLENRSCVLIRRDLVALPASLISQIGYRCHPKLYSEGDPGEKLELVAGSGVYITRGQLMNCHLCAGVKHKVLLRRLLATFFDRNTLANSCGTGIRSSTSDPSRKPLDSRVLNAVKLYCQNFAPSFKESEMNVIAADMCTNARRVRKRWLPKIKSMLPEGMEMYRTVMGSTTNSVPLDPEFQPTTAQVFEQRIYAERRSDSGTIVALRTNTVNVELSNGSNQSFEQSEDAEGAGSVIQEAAAADAVASDTQSTPQPFEQGSGSSSRPETPVRRQDGTYGGTL; this is translated from the exons atgtcgcagaTGTTGCACATAGAGATTCCCAACTTTGGGAACACCGTTCTGGGCTGCCTGAACGAGCAGCGGCTGCTGGGGCTGTACTGCGATGTCTCCATCGTGGTGAAGGGCCAAGCCTTCAAGGCGCACCGGGCGGTCCTGGCCGCCAGCAGCCTCTACTTCCGAGACTTGTTCAGTGGGAACAGCAAAAACGCCTTTGAGCTGCCGGGTACTGTCCCCCCGGCTTGCTTCCAGCAGATCCTCTCCTTCTGCTACACCGGGAAGCTGACCATGGCGGCGAGCGAGCAGCTGGTGGTGATGTACACGGCGGGCTTCCTCCAGATCCAGCACATCGTGGAGAAAGGGACGGACTTGATGTTCAAGGTCAGCTCGCCCCATTGTGACTCTCAGACCACCATGATCGAAGACCCCAGCTCGGAGCCACAGAGCCCTTGCAACCAGCTGCAGTCGGCCTCGGCGCCCTACGTCATGTCCCCCTCCATGCCCATCCCGCTCCTCACGCGCGTCAAACACGagaacctggagctgcaggcagctgccctgccCGGCCTGCCCGGCAAGCGGCCCCTTGAGCCCGGCGCCCGGGAGGGGGCGGGTGGTGGTGGCCCCAACGCCGGTCCCCTGAAGCTCTCCCGTGTCTCCTACTACGGGATGCCCAACCTGGCCACCCTCATCCCCAACGTCCAGCAGGTCCAGTACTCGCAGGGGGAGCGGACGAGCCCTGGTGCCAGCAGCATTCCCACCACCGACAGCCCCACCTCCTACCACAatgaggaggacgaggaggatgACGAGGCATACGACACCATGGTGGAGGAGCAGTACGGGCAGATGTACATCAAGTCTTCGGGAGGCTACTCTG ttgctCAAGAGAAGCCAGAGCAGATCCCACTGGAGAACCGCTCCTGTGTCCTCATACGACGGGATCTAGTTGCTCTCCCAGCCAGTCTTATCAGTCAGATCGGATACCGTTGCCACCCAAAACTCTACTCAGAGGGAGATCCTGGAGAAAAACTTGAGCTCGTTGCAG GCTCGGGGGTGTACATCACCCGGGGACAGCTGATGAATTGCCACCTATGTGCCGGTGTCAAACACAAGGTCCTCCTGAGACGTCTTCTGGCCACCTTCTTTGATCG GAACACGCTTGCCAACAGCTGCGGAACTGGAATCCGGTCCTCCACCAGCGATCCCAGCAGGAAGCCCCTGGACAGCCGGGTTCTTAATGCAGTCAAAT TGTATTGTCAGAATTTTGCCCCGAGCTTTAAGGAAAGCGAGATGAATGTCATAGCAGCCGATATGTGCACCAACGCCCGCCGGGTCCGCAAGCGCTGGCTGCCGAAGATTAAGTCCATGCTGCCGGAAGGGATGGAGATGTACCGCACGGTCATGGGCTCCACCACAAACAGTGTCCCCCTGGATCCTGAATTCCAGCCCACCACTGCTCAGGTCTTTGAGCAGCGAATCTATGCAGAAAGGAGGAGCGATTCGGGAACTATAGTAGCCTTGAGAACTAACACGGTGAACGTAGAGCTAAGCAATGGATCCAACCAGTCCTTCGAACAGAGCGAGGATGCCGAAGGGGCTGGCTCTGTGATACAGGAGGCAGCTGCCGCAGATGCTGTGGCATCGGATACCCAAAGCACTCCGCAACCTTTTGAACAAGGTTCCGGCTCCTCCAGCCGGCCCGAAACTCCTGTGAGAAGACAAGATGGTACTTACGGAGGGACTTTATAA
- the NACC2 gene encoding nucleus accumbens-associated protein 2 isoform X1 — translation MSQMLHIEIPNFGNTVLGCLNEQRLLGLYCDVSIVVKGQAFKAHRAVLAASSLYFRDLFSGNSKNAFELPGTVPPACFQQILSFCYTGKLTMAASEQLVVMYTAGFLQIQHIVEKGTDLMFKVSSPHCDSQTTMIEDPSSEPQSPCNQLQSASAPYVMSPSMPIPLLTRVKHENLELQAAALPGLPGKRPLEPGAREGAGGGGPNAGPLKLSRVSYYGMPNLATLIPNVQQVQYSQGERTSPGASSIPTTDSPTSYHNEEDEEDDEAYDTMVEEQYGQMYIKSSGGYSGNVAQEKPEQIPLENRSCVLIRRDLVALPASLISQIGYRCHPKLYSEGDPGEKLELVAGSGVYITRGQLMNCHLCAGVKHKVLLRRLLATFFDRNTLANSCGTGIRSSTSDPSRKPLDSRVLNAVKLYCQNFAPSFKESEMNVIAADMCTNARRVRKRWLPKIKSMLPEGMEMYRTVMGSTTNSVPLDPEFQPTTAQVFEQRIYAERRSDSGTIVALRTNTVNVELSNGSNQSFEQSEDAEGAGSVIQEAAAADAVASDTQSTPQPFEQGSGSSSRPETPVRRQDGTYGGTL, via the exons atgtcgcagaTGTTGCACATAGAGATTCCCAACTTTGGGAACACCGTTCTGGGCTGCCTGAACGAGCAGCGGCTGCTGGGGCTGTACTGCGATGTCTCCATCGTGGTGAAGGGCCAAGCCTTCAAGGCGCACCGGGCGGTCCTGGCCGCCAGCAGCCTCTACTTCCGAGACTTGTTCAGTGGGAACAGCAAAAACGCCTTTGAGCTGCCGGGTACTGTCCCCCCGGCTTGCTTCCAGCAGATCCTCTCCTTCTGCTACACCGGGAAGCTGACCATGGCGGCGAGCGAGCAGCTGGTGGTGATGTACACGGCGGGCTTCCTCCAGATCCAGCACATCGTGGAGAAAGGGACGGACTTGATGTTCAAGGTCAGCTCGCCCCATTGTGACTCTCAGACCACCATGATCGAAGACCCCAGCTCGGAGCCACAGAGCCCTTGCAACCAGCTGCAGTCGGCCTCGGCGCCCTACGTCATGTCCCCCTCCATGCCCATCCCGCTCCTCACGCGCGTCAAACACGagaacctggagctgcaggcagctgccctgccCGGCCTGCCCGGCAAGCGGCCCCTTGAGCCCGGCGCCCGGGAGGGGGCGGGTGGTGGTGGCCCCAACGCCGGTCCCCTGAAGCTCTCCCGTGTCTCCTACTACGGGATGCCCAACCTGGCCACCCTCATCCCCAACGTCCAGCAGGTCCAGTACTCGCAGGGGGAGCGGACGAGCCCTGGTGCCAGCAGCATTCCCACCACCGACAGCCCCACCTCCTACCACAatgaggaggacgaggaggatgACGAGGCATACGACACCATGGTGGAGGAGCAGTACGGGCAGATGTACATCAAGTCTTCGGGAGGCTACTCTGGTAATG ttgctCAAGAGAAGCCAGAGCAGATCCCACTGGAGAACCGCTCCTGTGTCCTCATACGACGGGATCTAGTTGCTCTCCCAGCCAGTCTTATCAGTCAGATCGGATACCGTTGCCACCCAAAACTCTACTCAGAGGGAGATCCTGGAGAAAAACTTGAGCTCGTTGCAG GCTCGGGGGTGTACATCACCCGGGGACAGCTGATGAATTGCCACCTATGTGCCGGTGTCAAACACAAGGTCCTCCTGAGACGTCTTCTGGCCACCTTCTTTGATCG GAACACGCTTGCCAACAGCTGCGGAACTGGAATCCGGTCCTCCACCAGCGATCCCAGCAGGAAGCCCCTGGACAGCCGGGTTCTTAATGCAGTCAAAT TGTATTGTCAGAATTTTGCCCCGAGCTTTAAGGAAAGCGAGATGAATGTCATAGCAGCCGATATGTGCACCAACGCCCGCCGGGTCCGCAAGCGCTGGCTGCCGAAGATTAAGTCCATGCTGCCGGAAGGGATGGAGATGTACCGCACGGTCATGGGCTCCACCACAAACAGTGTCCCCCTGGATCCTGAATTCCAGCCCACCACTGCTCAGGTCTTTGAGCAGCGAATCTATGCAGAAAGGAGGAGCGATTCGGGAACTATAGTAGCCTTGAGAACTAACACGGTGAACGTAGAGCTAAGCAATGGATCCAACCAGTCCTTCGAACAGAGCGAGGATGCCGAAGGGGCTGGCTCTGTGATACAGGAGGCAGCTGCCGCAGATGCTGTGGCATCGGATACCCAAAGCACTCCGCAACCTTTTGAACAAGGTTCCGGCTCCTCCAGCCGGCCCGAAACTCCTGTGAGAAGACAAGATGGTACTTACGGAGGGACTTTATAA